In Solobacterium moorei, a single genomic region encodes these proteins:
- a CDS encoding single-stranded DNA-binding protein: MKQEMININANLLAEPTFSSFDKDGETVEVTNFTLVKKYGKGKEYINCAAYGEKSETAKAFEKGDLIHIFGYFKKREKEGKTYKNFVVKSYNKIEKKEENEEE; this comes from the coding sequence ATGAAGCAAGAAATGATTAACATCAATGCCAACTTATTGGCAGAACCAACTTTTTCAAGTTTTGACAAAGATGGAGAAACGGTAGAAGTTACAAACTTTACACTTGTAAAAAAGTATGGAAAAGGCAAGGAATATATCAACTGTGCAGCCTATGGAGAAAAATCAGAAACAGCAAAAGCCTTTGAAAAGGGTGATTTGATTCATATCTTTGGCTACTTCAAGAAACGTGAAAAAGAGGGAAAGACTTACAAAAACTTTGTTGTGAAGTCATATAACAAGATTGAAAAGAAAGAAGAAAACGAGGAGGAATAA
- a CDS encoding Maff2 family mobile element protein translates to MEFFTQAVNVLKILVMAVGAGLGAWGVINLMEGYGNDNPGAKSQGIKQLMAGGGIVLIGLKLIPLLANVLK, encoded by the coding sequence ATGGAATTTTTTACACAGGCAGTTAATGTATTAAAGATTTTAGTTATGGCAGTAGGTGCAGGACTTGGAGCATGGGGCGTAATTAACCTGATGGAAGGTTATGGAAATGACAATCCGGGTGCAAAATCTCAGGGCATCAAGCAGCTTATGGCTGGAGGCGGTATCGTCTTAATCGGATTAAAGCTGATTCCGCTTCTTGCAAATGTACTCAAGTAA
- a CDS encoding VirB6/TrbL-like conjugal transfer protein, CD1112 family: MFGIFDKIEEFFKDLLLGGIQANLESMFLDINDKVGAIATDVGKTPMGWNGQVFSFIKSINDSVIIPIAGLIITAVLCIELINMVMQKNNMHDTDTFEFFKYIINMWIAVWLVSHAFQFSMAVFDVAQHMVNKAAGVINTSAVISGDQIVTMVEGLKEKGLGELVMILFETSLIKVAIQVISIVIMLVVYGRMFEIYVYSSVSAIPFATMGNKEWGQIGTNYIKGLFAIGLQGLFLMVCLGIYAVLVKTIQITDIHTSTFTILGYAVLLGLMMLKSGTLAKSVLNAH, encoded by the coding sequence ATGTTTGGAATATTCGACAAGATAGAGGAGTTTTTCAAAGATCTTCTACTGGGCGGTATCCAAGCAAATCTTGAGTCCATGTTTCTTGACATCAACGATAAAGTTGGTGCGATTGCAACGGATGTGGGAAAGACACCGATGGGGTGGAACGGACAGGTTTTCAGCTTTATTAAAAGCATTAACGATTCCGTTATCATTCCCATTGCAGGGCTAATCATAACGGCAGTCCTTTGTATCGAGCTTATCAATATGGTTATGCAAAAGAACAATATGCACGATACGGATACCTTTGAATTTTTCAAATACATCATAAATATGTGGATTGCCGTATGGTTAGTGTCTCATGCTTTTCAGTTTTCTATGGCAGTCTTTGATGTGGCACAGCACATGGTAAATAAAGCGGCAGGGGTTATCAATACCTCTGCCGTTATCTCCGGAGATCAGATTGTAACGATGGTAGAAGGCTTAAAGGAAAAAGGTCTTGGAGAGCTTGTCATGATACTCTTTGAAACCTCGCTCATAAAGGTGGCAATACAGGTCATTTCTATTGTGATTATGTTGGTGGTTTACGGAAGAATGTTTGAGATATATGTTTACTCATCCGTTTCAGCCATTCCATTTGCAACTATGGGAAACAAAGAGTGGGGACAGATTGGAACAAACTATATCAAAGGCTTATTTGCCATAGGACTACAAGGACTCTTTTTAATGGTTTGTCTTGGAATATACGCAGTATTAGTTAAGACAATACAGATAACAGATATACACACAAGTACCTTTACGATACTTGGATATGCGGTTTTGCTGGGGTTAATGATGCTAAAGAGCGGAACACTGGCCAAAAGCGTATTAAATGCACACTAA
- a CDS encoding conjugal transfer protein — protein MNKRKTVLIAVAVGTGILAVMDRIRLHSKVNDLEARTKDIGRCHNDFCLIQERYNRSTDEQIASIQEEIGSVYEHIEELSKGKEDGR, from the coding sequence ATGAATAAAAGAAAAACAGTATTGATAGCAGTAGCAGTTGGAACAGGTATTTTGGCAGTGATGGATAGAATCAGGCTTCACAGCAAAGTGAATGACTTGGAAGCAAGAACAAAGGATATCGGTCGCTGCCATAATGATTTTTGTCTAATTCAGGAAAGATATAACAGAAGCACAGATGAACAGATTGCAAGTATTCAGGAAGAAATCGGCTCCGTATATGAGCATATAGAAGAGCTTTCAAAGGGTAAAGAAGATGGGAGGTAA
- a CDS encoding PrgI family protein, whose protein sequence is MAYVPIPKDLKKVKTKVAFNLTKRQLIGFTIAGLIGIPIYLFMRKVVPNDIAVIFLIVSTLPIFFITLFEKDGLSFEKYFKYIYLHKFYQPQKRVRKEVYLERQKKDSAAKVRTKPKEVKKSKTGLKAK, encoded by the coding sequence ATGGCGTATGTACCTATCCCAAAAGACTTAAAGAAGGTAAAAACAAAGGTGGCATTTAACCTGACGAAAAGACAGCTTATCGGTTTTACGATTGCAGGACTGATTGGAATACCAATCTATTTATTTATGCGAAAGGTAGTTCCAAATGATATAGCAGTTATCTTTCTCATTGTGTCCACACTTCCCATATTTTTCATCACTCTTTTTGAAAAGGACGGACTTAGCTTTGAGAAATATTTTAAGTATATTTACCTTCATAAATTTTATCAGCCACAAAAAAGAGTGAGAAAGGAGGTTTACCTTGAAAGACAAAAGAAAGATTCAGCAGCTAAAGTTAGAACAAAACCAAAAGAAGTTAAGAAGTCAAAAACAGGACTTAAAGCAAAATAA
- a CDS encoding VirB4-like conjugal transfer ATPase, CD1110 family encodes MKDKRKIQQLKLEQNQKKLRSQKQDLKQNKGKSKKDRGGLLDLIFRKEPKRYTVEDTIPYLRLLKSGICQIDEKHFNKSIAFEDINYQLALEEDRDLIFNQFANFLNFFGPSVSIEFSYINQLGRNEEMKSAIQIPDKKDGFDDIRLEFREMLKSQIVKGNNGLKKSKYVTFTVEADNLEQATSKLERLEIDILSSLKSMGVRAESLNGEERLKILHDVLNPNKTFEFSYKDLKKKESTKTYIVPDEFNFTPSRYFKFGKFIGAASHFQILASELSDRMLAEFLDIDDNINISFHIKAIEQSEAIKMVKRKNTDIDKMKIEENKKAVRSGYDMDILPSDLITYGEDVKSLLKDLQTRDERMFVVTIIFMNFARTIQKLDNTISQISSIANKHNCKLKRLDHSQEQGLISVLPLGVNKIEIDRGLTSSSTAVFMPFTTEELFINSANSLYYGLNALSHNLIMADRKKLKNPNGLILGTPGSGKSFSAKREMANAILTTDDDVIICDPEGEYGNLVRQFKGEVIKVSSKSKDYLNPLDINMNYGDGDAPLKDKANFIMSMLELVVGGSGLTAEEKSVIDRCLPKIYEKYFENPKPYNMPILQNLYDMLKNQEEKVGKKLATEMEIYVTGSLNVFNHQSNVDLNKQLLCFDIKELGSQLKKIGMLVIQDQVWNKVSQNRGNKATRYYIDEFHLLLKDEQTASYSVEIWKRFRKWGGIPTGITQNVKDLLMSKEIENIFDNTDFVLMLNQASGDREILARKLKISQPQLKYVTNSNAGEGLLFFGNTIVPFLDKFPKDTILYQKMTTKPEEVR; translated from the coding sequence TTGAAAGACAAAAGAAAGATTCAGCAGCTAAAGTTAGAACAAAACCAAAAGAAGTTAAGAAGTCAAAAACAGGACTTAAAGCAAAATAAGGGGAAGTCTAAAAAAGATAGGGGCGGATTACTTGACCTTATCTTTAGGAAAGAACCGAAAAGATACACAGTTGAAGATACCATTCCCTATCTTAGACTCTTAAAAAGCGGGATATGTCAGATTGATGAAAAGCATTTTAATAAGAGTATCGCTTTTGAGGATATAAACTATCAGCTTGCCTTAGAAGAAGATCGAGATTTGATTTTTAATCAGTTTGCAAATTTTCTTAATTTCTTTGGTCCAAGTGTCAGCATAGAGTTTTCATATATCAATCAGCTTGGCAGAAATGAAGAAATGAAATCAGCTATTCAAATACCGGATAAAAAGGACGGTTTTGACGATATACGCCTTGAGTTTAGAGAAATGCTGAAAAGTCAGATTGTAAAGGGAAATAACGGACTGAAAAAATCAAAGTATGTAACCTTTACGGTGGAAGCGGATAATTTAGAGCAGGCAACATCAAAACTGGAAAGACTGGAGATAGATATATTATCAAGTCTTAAAAGTATGGGAGTAAGAGCAGAAAGCCTGAACGGAGAGGAAAGACTAAAGATACTTCATGATGTTTTAAATCCCAATAAGACCTTTGAATTTTCATATAAGGACTTAAAGAAAAAGGAAAGCACAAAGACATATATTGTGCCTGATGAATTTAACTTTACACCGTCAAGGTATTTTAAGTTTGGAAAGTTTATCGGAGCGGCAAGTCATTTTCAAATCCTTGCAAGTGAGCTTTCAGACCGTATGCTTGCCGAGTTTTTGGATATAGATGATAACATCAATATTTCTTTTCACATCAAGGCAATCGAACAGTCAGAAGCCATCAAGATGGTCAAAAGAAAAAATACCGACATTGACAAGATGAAGATTGAGGAAAATAAAAAGGCTGTAAGAAGTGGTTATGATATGGACATTCTTCCAAGTGATTTAATTACCTATGGAGAAGATGTAAAAAGTCTTTTAAAAGATCTCCAGACAAGAGATGAGCGTATGTTTGTCGTAACCATTATCTTTATGAACTTTGCAAGGACAATTCAAAAGCTGGATAATACCATTTCTCAAATCAGCTCCATTGCCAATAAGCATAATTGCAAGTTAAAAAGACTTGATCACTCACAGGAACAGGGATTAATCAGTGTACTTCCACTTGGGGTAAATAAGATTGAAATTGACAGAGGACTAACCTCATCATCTACGGCAGTATTTATGCCTTTTACCACAGAGGAGCTTTTCATAAATTCGGCGAACAGTTTGTATTATGGACTAAATGCCCTAAGTCATAACCTGATTATGGCAGATAGAAAGAAACTGAAAAACCCGAACGGTCTAATCCTCGGAACTCCGGGAAGTGGTAAGTCCTTTAGTGCTAAAAGAGAAATGGCAAATGCGATTCTTACAACCGATGATGATGTGATTATCTGCGATCCGGAGGGCGAGTATGGAAACCTTGTGCGTCAGTTTAAAGGAGAAGTCATAAAGGTAAGCAGTAAGTCAAAGGACTATCTCAATCCCCTTGACATCAATATGAACTATGGCGATGGGGATGCACCACTAAAGGACAAAGCAAACTTTATTATGTCCATGCTGGAGCTTGTTGTAGGTGGCAGCGGTCTTACAGCAGAAGAAAAGTCGGTCATAGATAGATGCCTTCCTAAGATTTATGAAAAGTATTTTGAAAATCCAAAGCCTTATAATATGCCGATTCTTCAAAACCTGTATGATATGTTAAAAAATCAGGAAGAAAAAGTCGGTAAAAAGCTGGCAACGGAAATGGAGATTTATGTAACAGGTTCTCTTAATGTATTTAACCATCAGTCCAATGTGGACTTAAATAAGCAGCTTCTTTGTTTTGACATTAAGGAGTTAGGCTCACAGCTTAAAAAAATCGGAATGCTTGTTATTCAGGATCAGGTGTGGAACAAGGTGTCGCAAAACCGAGGAAATAAGGCTACAAGGTACTATATCGACGAGTTTCACTTATTGTTAAAAGACGAGCAGACAGCTTCCTATTCCGTAGAAATTTGGAAAAGATTTCGTAAGTGGGGAGGAATTCCGACAGGCATTACACAGAATGTCAAAGACCTACTGATGAGTAAGGAGATAGAAAATATCTTTGACAATACGGACTTTGTTTTAATGCTCAATCAGGCTTCAGGCGATAGAGAAATTTTAGCAAGGAAACTTAAAATCTCACAGCCACAGCTAAAATATGTAACCAATTCCAATGCAGGAGAAGGACTTTTGTTCTTTGGAAATACCATTGTCCCTTTCCTTGATAAATTCCCGAAAGACACAATCCTTTATCAGAAGATGACAACTAAGCCTGAAGAAGTGAGGTAG